ATATCAAGGCTGGTGTAAACACGAAACGTCGGTTGATGCAAAAGATTTTGTGACGCACCCACCACTCCTGGATCTCTGCTCGCCACTACACATGCCGTGGGAATTCCTTTGGCCACCTCCAAAGCAAACGTTGGCCCGGACACTGCCGCCGCCTTGGCTTTGGGCGCAGTCTCGGCCAAAATGCCGCACATGGTCAAACCGCTCTCATACTCAATCCCCTTGGTCACACTCACCACCACACCCGCATAATCCGGCATTCGACTGGTCACATGGCGAAATGCTTTCGACGGCACCGCCGCCACCACGAACTCACTCCCTTGAACTGCCCGGGCTACGTCGGATTCAAACTGCCATCCCTTGGGCAACTCCACACCCGGCAAATACCGTTCGTTGCGACCGCTTCGTTTTACTTCCTCCAATCGCTTCGCGTCATGCCCCCACAACGTGATGGCATGACCGCCCTCGGCCAGCACTTTCGCCAGCGCCGTTCCCCACGCTCCCGCACCTAAAACCGTTACTTTCATCCCTTTGCTCCTGGCGGTGCCTTTTTGGCGCCAAACTTATTTTCAGTTCCTTTACGCAATCGTTCTATATTTCCCTTATGTTTGTAGATGGCCAGTGCCGCCATGAAGGTCGCAATCCCAATCATCAATCGGCTGTATCCACCGAACATCGTTGCAAACGGCAACACCGCCGCTGCTGTGATCGAAGCCACGGAAACATACTTCGTGAGGACACAAACGACAATCCAGGTTATTAATCCCGCCAAAAATGCAATGGGAATCAACCCCGCCAACACTCCCGCCGAAGTCGCAATGCCTTTGCCACCCTTAAACTTCAGCCAGCAGGTGTAATTATGTCCCAGGATCGCGCAAACGCCTCCGATGATGCGCAGGTATTCAGAGGTCTGTGCATCCGGTCGAGCCCCGCCCTGCATCAATCGATAAACCAATATTCCCGCCCACGCCACCGACACCCACCCTTTCAATCCATCCACCAGCAGCACGAAAATGCCCGGTCCCTTGCCCAGAATACGAAACGCATTCGTCGCGCCGATATTCCCGCTTCCCATGGTGCGTAGATCAAGGCCTTTAGCCCGGCCCACCAGATACCCGGTGGGAATTGATCCCAGCAAATAAGCCACCAGCGCAGTAATGATGTAGGTCAAAATCACGGATGGAGATTTAGGGACTAAACTTCAAAGTTGAAAGCGTAAAGTTTCATTCTTCTCTCAATCGGCAACTCGTAATCTCGCCGTAACACAACTTTAACCTTTGAACCTGCCACCCTGCCCCCTATAAATTTCGCATGTCTCAGACCATCAAAGTGGCTGTAATTGGAACCGGTTCGCTCGGTAAGGAACACGTCCGCATTTATGCCGAGCTGGCCAAGGCTGGCCAGGTGGATCTTGTCGGTGTTTACGATTCGTTCCCGGAAACAGCCCAGAAAATCGCCGCCAAAAACGGCACTCGGTCCTTTTCTTCCATCGCCGAAGCCGCCACTGCCAGCGATGCCTTGAGCCTCGTCACTCCCACCACTACTCACTTTGATCTCGCCAAAGAGTTGCTTCTGCAAGGCAAACACGTCCTCGTCGAGAAACCGATGACCGACAACGCCGCTCAGGCAACCGAACTCGTCCAGATTGCTCAACAAAAAAATTGCGTCTTGCAAGTCGGCCACGTGGAACGTTTCAACCCTGTCTTCAATTATCTCGAAACCGTCGCCACGCACCCGCGCTTCATCGAGACCCATCGACTTTCTCCTTATCCCGCTCGCAGCACTGATATTGGCGTCGTCCTGGACCTCATGATCCACGACCTTGATGTCGTGCTCGCCTTCGTGAAATCTCCGGTCACCAGCGTCGACGCCGTCGGCATTCCGGTGCTCAGCAAATCCGAAGATATCGCCAATGCCCGCCTGCGTTTCGCCAATGGTTGCGTGGCGAATCTTACTGCCAGCCGTGTGAGTCCCGAACGCATGCGCAAAATCCGGGTGTTCAGCGGTGGCGCCATGACCAGCTATGTCTCCCTGGATTATCGTGCTCAGGAAGGTTTTATTTACCGCATCGCCCGTGAAGGCGAGGAGGAATCCTCCCTGCTTAAAAAACTGCTCTCCGCCAAGGACTCCACCATCGTCAGCGAGTTCGGCGGCAAACGCATTGTCCGCGAACCCGTCCCCATCGAGAAAGTCGAACCGTTGAAGGTCGAACTCCAAAGTTTCGTCAATTGCGTCCATGCACGACAGGAACCGGTGGTGAGCGGAAAATCCGCCAAACAGGCGCTCGATTTGGCTTTCGAGATCACCCGCCAGATTCAGGAAGGAATTGCAAAGTTAGGCTAACTTAAGGTCTATGGGGCTACTATTCATTCTTCCACTGACGGCTCTGTCAATCTACGCGATTGTATCGATCAATCGTTGGTTGCGCCGCGGCCATTACGATGCCACGTGGTTTCGCAAGTTCCGCATTTCCGCTTGTATCGGCCTGGTCCTGGGCATTTATTGCAGCCTTATCCTGCAATATAACGTGGCCAATCGGCGCATCGCTGGTTTTCCCATTCCCATCAACTTCTACGAAAAGCAGCCGGATGACTCCTGGAAACAAGCCGCATTCCCGGCTCCCATCCATTACGCCGCTCTGATAACAAATATTTTATGTGGCGTCGCCGTGAGCCTGGTTCCGCTGAGAATTGCCGGATTCTTAAAGGAAAATCGTCCCCAGCCCGGCGAGTATCCGCCCAACAAACCATGAGTCCCAGGCGCATCATGGTGATTGCCGGTGAAACCAGCGGCGACATGCTCGCTGCCGATCTCGTCACCGCTCTGCGCACACAAACCACGGCGGAATCCAATGATTCTGCGAATCCTTTGAAGCCCCGCGCTGGTCTTGCCCTCGAGTTTTTCGGCGCTGGCGGTTCTCGTATGGCGGCTGCCGGTGTGGAAATCGCTGTGGATATGTCCCCTCACGCAGTAACCGGTCTCTGGGAGGTTCTCAAGCGGTATGGAAAATTTAAGCAGCTTCTAAACACCCTTTTCCAACTCGCCCTCGACCGTAAACCGGATCTCATCATTTGCGTTGATTATTCCGGCTTCAATCGCCGTCTTGCCGCAAAAATAAAGAACTACTTGCGAAGCTCACCGGGTACTTCCTCAAATTGGAATCCAAAGATAATTCAATACGTTTCCCCTCAAGTTTGGGCTTCCCGCCCCGGACGCGCGAACGAAATGCCATCCGCTTACGACTTGTTGCTGACCATTTTCCCGTTTGAAAAAGATTGGTATACCGCCCGTGTTCCTCAGCTTAAGGTGGAATTTGTTGGCAATCCCATTCTCGATCGATTTAAAGCCGCCGCAGGAACCATCAATCCCAATAAACCTTCAGCCGGGCCTCTCTTACTGCTCCTCCCTGGCAGCCGTCTTGGTGAGTTGAAACAACATCTACCGGTCCTGCTTCCCGCTCTGGAATTGATCCGCTCCAAGCGCCCCGACGTCCAGGCTCGTATGATTCTTCCCGATGAAAGTCTGCTGAATCAGACGCATTCAATGGAACTGCCAGCTGATCTGGAAGTTCAGATTGGTAATCTTGCGGATTCCCTGGCTCAGGCAGATGTTGCCCTCGCTTCCACGGGTACCGTAACTATGGAATGCGCATACTTCGGCGTTCCAACGGTCGCAATGTATAAAACCTCCTGGCTTACTTACCAAATTGGCAGGCGTCTTATCACCGTGGACTACATGGCCATGCCTAATATTCTTGCAAACGAACCCGTCTTTCCAGAGTTCCTGCAATATGAAGCAACGCCGGAAAATATCTCGCGCGCCGCTTTGGAACTATTGGAGGATAAATCCCGTCAATTGGAAATTAAAGGAAAGCTAAGGAAAGTAATCGCTTCTTTGGGGGAAACTGGTGCCAGTTTCCGTGCCGCCGAAGCGCTATTAAAGTTCCTCGCATAATCGGAACCTCAACTTACTTGAGCTGATCCTTCCCTGCCCCCTGCGTGATTTTGACGTCCTGTCCTTCCTTTTCCACGTTCACATCTTCCCTGCGCACTGTCCCGGAAACCTGTGTCGTTTCAACTTTCTGAACTTTCCGCGCACGGATTTCTTCGCGAACATGGTCTTTCGTCTCAATTACGGCTTCTTCACGACGCAAGGGAATAAATATTTCCTGTTCCGTGAAGAATTTTTCTTTCCCAGCCATTGATGGAGTTACTTCCGATGCCGGCACCCGTTCAATGATAACTTCTTCGTGCTGCAATTCCACCGGCTTATTGACGGTTTCCGTGCGCACTACCTTGCGTAAACGCACTCCCCCCACATTCACCTGGCGTTTGCCAATTAAAAGCTCTTCCTCATGAAGTTGGATGCGGTTTGCTTCCATGCCGGCCTCTTTTTCCTTGAAGACAGACGTTTCCTTTTCCTTGAGCACAGGAGCTTCTTTTTCCTTGAAGCCAGAATACTCCTTTTTGAGCTCCGGATCGAACCGCGGCACTTCTGTGGCACGGGTTTCTCTTGTTTCCATCCGTTTTTCCCCTAAGCCGGACCGTTCTTCACCGTAATACGTATAAATTTGCCTCTCCGAAGCGTCGTCCATGATCCAGTTGGTATCATAAGCCGGTGCTCCTTTGATCAAATCCGTCGAAAATGGCAGCCGAATAGTGCTGGTGGCCTCGTTGACTTCTGCGTCTCGGGCCGGAACTACGTGCGTTTTTCCGAATATCCACCCCGTTTTTACCCCTAAAAAGGCAGGTTGTCCTGTCTTATCAGACCAAAGGCACTCTAAAGTTCCTATCTTGTTATTGGCACTATCTACTACATCATGATCAATGTAGCGTTTGAGACTTCCCCTATCAGCCCCTTCCATTGTCCCACGGGCTTTTTTGTCATCGTATGGATTCATAATAAGTCCCTTTCGTAAATTTTGGTTTTGCTACTTTGGCAGCTTTACTTATTGTTCTTTCTGTACTTAACCTAGGGCTAATACCTTGTATCTCCATAGGGTGATGGCCGTAGTTTCGTGATTTATCTTCGATTAAATTGATCTCCGAAGCCGATTTGAAGAAAATGCCTGGCTCAAGCGTCATTTCTTGGAATTCATTGCGAAAGCAGCTAAATTCATTCGTTCGCAAATCTCAGGCACTTGCAAAACTATTTTACATTTACGTTGATAAAGTTCCGCCAGTTGCTCTGTCTGGGGCTGTTATCTGCCCTTTTTGTCCCCAAAGTCCCCGCAGCCGACGACTCCACCGGAATCGAATTCTTCGAGAAAAAGATTCGGCCCATCCTCACCGATAATTGTTACAAATGCCACAGCGCCCAAAGTGAGAAAGTTAAGGGCGGTCTTCTGCTGGATACGCACGAAGGTTTGCTCAAAGGCGGTGATAACGGTCCTGCCATCGAACCTGGCAACCCCGAAAAGAGCCTCCTGATTAAGGCCATCCGTTACGCTGACGAAAACCTTCAAATGCCCCCAAAAGGCAAAAAACTCCCTGCTGATCAAATCGCCAGCCTGGAGGCATGGGTAAAAATGGGCGCACCCGATCCCCGCGTAGCCTCTCCGGCCTCGTTATCTAAAGCCGAGACGATTCGCGACAAGGCTCAGAATCACTGGGCCTTTCAACCGATCAAACGATTTCCCCCGCCCGAGGTTAAGAATAAGCGCTGGGCTCAAACCGGCGTCGATAATTTCATTTTACAAAAGCTTGAAGCCAAACACCTCCAACCCTCGCCCAGGGCGGACAAACGCACTCTCATCCGCCGGGCTTTTTTTGACCTGACTGGTCTCCCACCAAAGCCGGAGGAAGTCACCGCTTTCCTCGCCGATACCTCTCCAGATGCCTTTGCCAGGGTCGTCGATCATCTGCTTGCTTCTCCCCAATATGGTGAACGCTGGGGCCGCCATTGGCTCGACGTTGCCCGTTATGCCGATACCAAGGGCTACGTCTTCGAGGAAGAACGGCGGTATCCCTTCTCCTATACCTACCGCGATTATGTCATTCGTGCTTTCAACGAAGATCTTCCCTACGATCAATTCATAACCCAGCAAATTGCCGCCGACCTGCTTCCATTGGGTGAGGATAAACGCCCGCTCGCCGCGCTTGGCTATATGACGCTCGGTCGCCGTTTTGTGAACAACATACACGACATCATCGATGACCGTATCGACGTCGTCTGCCGCGGCATGATGGGCCTCACCGTGAACTGCGCCCGCTGCCACGATCACAAGTTCGATCCCATTCCCACCAAGGACTACTATTCACTTTATGGCATCTTCGCCAGCTC
Above is a genomic segment from Pedosphaera parvula Ellin514 containing:
- the lpxB gene encoding lipid-A-disaccharide synthase; the encoded protein is MSPRRIMVIAGETSGDMLAADLVTALRTQTTAESNDSANPLKPRAGLALEFFGAGGSRMAAAGVEIAVDMSPHAVTGLWEVLKRYGKFKQLLNTLFQLALDRKPDLIICVDYSGFNRRLAAKIKNYLRSSPGTSSNWNPKIIQYVSPQVWASRPGRANEMPSAYDLLLTIFPFEKDWYTARVPQLKVEFVGNPILDRFKAAAGTINPNKPSAGPLLLLLPGSRLGELKQHLPVLLPALELIRSKRPDVQARMILPDESLLNQTHSMELPADLEVQIGNLADSLAQADVALASTGTVTMECAYFGVPTVAMYKTSWLTYQIGRRLITVDYMAMPNILANEPVFPEFLQYEATPENISRAALELLEDKSRQLEIKGKLRKVIASLGETGASFRAAEALLKFLA
- the plsY gene encoding glycerol-3-phosphate 1-O-acyltransferase PlsY codes for the protein MILTYIITALVAYLLGSIPTGYLVGRAKGLDLRTMGSGNIGATNAFRILGKGPGIFVLLVDGLKGWVSVAWAGILVYRLMQGGARPDAQTSEYLRIIGGVCAILGHNYTCWLKFKGGKGIATSAGVLAGLIPIAFLAGLITWIVVCVLTKYVSVASITAAAVLPFATMFGGYSRLMIGIATFMAALAIYKHKGNIERLRKGTENKFGAKKAPPGAKG
- a CDS encoding Gfo/Idh/MocA family protein, whose amino-acid sequence is MSQTIKVAVIGTGSLGKEHVRIYAELAKAGQVDLVGVYDSFPETAQKIAAKNGTRSFSSIAEAATASDALSLVTPTTTHFDLAKELLLQGKHVLVEKPMTDNAAQATELVQIAQQKNCVLQVGHVERFNPVFNYLETVATHPRFIETHRLSPYPARSTDIGVVLDLMIHDLDVVLAFVKSPVTSVDAVGIPVLSKSEDIANARLRFANGCVANLTASRVSPERMRKIRVFSGGAMTSYVSLDYRAQEGFIYRIAREGEEESSLLKKLLSAKDSTIVSEFGGKRIVREPVPIEKVEPLKVELQSFVNCVHARQEPVVSGKSAKQALDLAFEITRQIQEGIAKLG
- a CDS encoding YsnF/AvaK domain-containing protein, producing MEGADRGSLKRYIDHDVVDSANNKIGTLECLWSDKTGQPAFLGVKTGWIFGKTHVVPARDAEVNEATSTIRLPFSTDLIKGAPAYDTNWIMDDASERQIYTYYGEERSGLGEKRMETRETRATEVPRFDPELKKEYSGFKEKEAPVLKEKETSVFKEKEAGMEANRIQLHEEELLIGKRQVNVGGVRLRKVVRTETVNKPVELQHEEVIIERVPASEVTPSMAGKEKFFTEQEIFIPLRREEAVIETKDHVREEIRARKVQKVETTQVSGTVRREDVNVEKEGQDVKITQGAGKDQLK
- a CDS encoding NAD(P)H-dependent glycerol-3-phosphate dehydrogenase → MKVTVLGAGAWGTALAKVLAEGGHAITLWGHDAKRLEEVKRSGRNERYLPGVELPKGWQFESDVARAVQGSEFVVAAVPSKAFRHVTSRMPDYAGVVVSVTKGIEYESGLTMCGILAETAPKAKAAAVSGPTFALEVAKGIPTACVVASRDPGVVGASQNLLHQPTFRVYTSLDILGVELGGSLKNVIAVAAGVCDGLGFGDSSKAALITRAMAEIRRLGVSCGAQGDTFAGLSGLGDLTVTCFSRLSRNRGFGERLGKGEKLEDVLGSMVAVAEGYPTARSAYQLARKHNVMTPVIDEVYQMLYEGKNVRQGVRDLLARDSKPED